One segment of Clostridium ljungdahlii DSM 13528 DNA contains the following:
- a CDS encoding S8 family peptidase, translating to MKKKILIITITIVILLAIGGGIFVKNAMEEGDPKNWGINPSKISDIVTNRVLQKCNSDLERIYGFQDKDMSKKDLSQVSLDVISNISFDKSTKWPEKSKLPQGYDPNKWFDAGKNPGLNLSKIHEKGVTGKGISVAVIDKPIRSTHNEFKGKMNYYKVGDHQTSAHFHGLACASILAGKTCGVASGSKLYYFATPDSKDRQEYYMEAIDKIIDVNKSLSKNEKIRIVSISDGVSKRGKYFDKWQQTIKRANSSGLTVVYSNLLYDRKFTWGGCNPSKDRNNPLNYELSKYLNGRNIDKSNIIVPGDFRTTAGNSSDSTYVYWGEGGFSWAIPYVTGLAALAWQVNPNLTFDQILDKLIETKATTAEGRYIINPEKFINSIS from the coding sequence ATGAAGAAAAAAATTTTAATCATTACGATTACAATTGTAATTTTACTTGCAATTGGAGGGGGCATTTTTGTAAAAAATGCTATGGAAGAAGGTGACCCTAAGAATTGGGGAATAAATCCTTCAAAAATTTCAGATATAGTAACAAACAGGGTTTTGCAAAAATGTAACTCAGATCTTGAGAGAATATATGGATTTCAAGATAAAGATATGTCTAAAAAGGATTTGTCACAGGTCTCTTTAGATGTTATTTCAAATATAAGCTTTGATAAGTCTACAAAGTGGCCTGAAAAAAGTAAACTTCCACAGGGATATGATCCAAATAAGTGGTTCGATGCTGGTAAGAATCCAGGACTGAATTTAAGCAAAATTCATGAAAAGGGAGTTACAGGTAAAGGAATCAGTGTAGCGGTTATAGATAAGCCAATAAGATCTACTCATAACGAATTTAAGGGTAAGATGAATTATTATAAAGTTGGTGATCATCAAACAAGTGCTCATTTTCATGGACTAGCTTGTGCTTCTATTTTAGCAGGTAAAACTTGTGGAGTAGCAAGTGGATCAAAATTGTATTACTTTGCAACTCCAGATTCAAAAGACAGACAGGAATATTATATGGAGGCTATAGATAAGATTATTGATGTCAATAAATCACTTTCTAAAAATGAAAAAATACGAATTGTATCTATATCTGATGGTGTAAGTAAACGGGGCAAATACTTTGATAAATGGCAGCAAACTATAAAGAGGGCAAATTCTAGTGGTCTTACGGTAGTGTATTCTAACTTACTTTATGATAGAAAATTTACATGGGGCGGATGTAATCCTTCAAAGGATAGAAATAATCCCCTAAATTATGAACTTAGTAAATACTTAAATGGAAGAAATATAGATAAATCCAATATAATTGTCCCAGGAGATTTTAGAACTACTGCTGGCAATAGTTCTGATAGTACTTATGTTTACTGGGGTGAAGGAGGATTTAGCTGGGCTATTCCTTATGTTACAGGACTTGCAGCTTTGGCATGGCAGGTAAATCCAAATTTAACGTTTGATCAAATATTAGATAAGCTTATAGAAACAAAGGCTACTACAGCAGAAGGTAGATATATAATTAATCCAGAAAAATTTATAAATTCAATATCTTAA
- a CDS encoding glycoside hydrolase family 127 protein codes for MQTCTNLELNNVKITSEFWNRYRELIVKEVLPYQWSVMNDEANIHIADDPQKNGTTKNSHAIANLKIVASKIKGHHSGFPFQDTDVYKWLEAVAYSLRYHPNDDLKQIADKLIDLIAEAQEYDGYLSTYFQIEAPERKFKRLKQSHELYTMGHYIEAAVAYYQVTGNEKALNIARKMADCIDNNFGLEKGKIPGYDGHPEIELALSRLYELTHEKKYLNLAYYFLKQRGQDPKFFDHQIEQDGFDHDLIEGMRNFPLSYYQAAEPIVDQETAEGHAVRVVYLCTGIAYVARLTGDQDLLTVCKRFWNNIVKKRMYVTGNIGSTTTGESFTYDYDLPNDTMYGETCASVGMTFFAKQMLQIEPEGEYGDILEKELFNGSLSGISLDGKHFFYVNPLEADPTASKGNPGKSHILTRRADWFGCACCPSNVARLIASVDQYIYTVHGSTILSHQFISNEANFDNNISIIQSNNFPWDGNISYKIKNPGENKFKFGIRIPSWSQCNYKLQVNKKDVNLPVKSGFVYIFVESSQMQIDLSLDMCIQFIRANNRVKNDLGKVAVQRGPIVYCAEEMDNSAPLWLYRIKEQAQARYHYNDHLLNGIGTIKVDAEVLNEDSKDDLLYTTVSNKPYDWHESKLSLIPYYAWGNRDDGQMSVWLNKEY; via the coding sequence ATGCAAACTTGTACTAATTTAGAATTAAATAATGTTAAAATCACCTCTGAGTTTTGGAATCGTTATCGAGAACTAATTGTCAAAGAAGTTTTGCCTTATCAATGGTCGGTAATGAATGATGAAGCAAATATTCATATTGCTGATGACCCTCAAAAAAATGGAACAACTAAAAACAGCCATGCTATTGCTAATTTAAAAATTGTCGCTAGCAAAATAAAGGGGCATCATAGCGGCTTTCCTTTCCAAGATACCGACGTGTACAAGTGGCTCGAAGCTGTGGCATACTCCCTTCGCTATCATCCAAATGACGATTTGAAACAAATAGCTGATAAATTAATTGATTTAATTGCCGAAGCACAGGAATACGACGGTTATCTGTCTACGTATTTCCAGATTGAAGCTCCAGAGCGAAAATTCAAAAGATTAAAGCAGTCACACGAATTATATACAATGGGACATTATATCGAGGCTGCAGTAGCTTACTACCAAGTTACTGGTAATGAGAAAGCTCTAAATATTGCTCGTAAGATGGCAGATTGCATTGATAACAATTTTGGCTTAGAAAAAGGAAAAATTCCTGGATATGATGGTCACCCTGAAATTGAACTGGCTTTATCGCGTTTATACGAATTAACACATGAAAAAAAATACCTGAATTTAGCATACTATTTCTTGAAGCAACGAGGACAAGATCCTAAGTTTTTTGATCATCAGATTGAACAAGATGGATTTGATCACGACTTGATCGAAGGCATGAGAAATTTTCCGTTGAGCTATTATCAAGCTGCAGAACCAATTGTAGATCAGGAAACAGCTGAAGGTCATGCAGTTCGTGTAGTATATCTATGTACTGGTATTGCATATGTTGCTCGATTAACAGGCGATCAAGATTTATTAACTGTATGCAAACGATTTTGGAATAACATTGTTAAAAAGCGTATGTATGTCACTGGTAATATAGGATCTACTACTACCGGAGAATCATTTACATATGATTATGACTTACCAAATGACACTATGTATGGTGAAACATGTGCATCTGTAGGTATGACTTTCTTTGCTAAGCAGATGCTTCAAATTGAGCCCGAAGGTGAATATGGAGATATTTTGGAAAAGGAACTCTTTAATGGATCACTTAGTGGTATATCATTGGATGGCAAACATTTTTTCTATGTCAATCCATTGGAAGCAGATCCAACAGCAAGTAAAGGCAATCCAGGGAAATCACACATTTTAACTCGACGTGCCGATTGGTTCGGCTGTGCTTGCTGTCCAAGTAATGTTGCCCGTTTAATAGCTTCCGTTGATCAATACATTTATACTGTTCATGGTTCCACTATTCTTTCTCACCAATTTATATCTAATGAAGCTAACTTTGATAACAATATTTCTATTATACAGAGTAACAACTTCCCATGGGATGGAAATATTAGCTATAAAATAAAAAACCCTGGTGAAAATAAATTTAAGTTTGGTATTCGTATTCCTAGTTGGTCACAATGTAACTACAAACTTCAAGTTAATAAGAAGGATGTTAACTTGCCTGTGAAAAGCGGCTTTGTATACATTTTTGTAGAATCATCACAAATGCAAATTGATTTAAGCCTTGACATGTGCATCCAGTTCATACGAGCAAATAACCGAGTTAAGAACGACTTAGGCAAGGTTGCAGTTCAGCGTGGCCCAATAGTGTATTGTGCTGAAGAAATGGATAATTCTGCTCCATTGTGGTTATATCGCATAAAAGAACAAGCACAAGCACGTTATCATTATAATGATCATTTATTAAATGGAATAGGAACTATTAAAGTTGATGCTGAGGTTCTAAATGAGGATAGTAAAGATGATTTACTCTATACAACAGTATCAAATAAGCCATATGATTGGCATGAATCCAAATTGAGTTTAATTCCATACTACGCATGGGGAAACCGTGATGATGGACAAATGTCAGTTTGGCTTAATAAAGAGTATTAA
- a CDS encoding MFS transporter, translating to MTTIQNSQGTVAQDDKLPLHRKITYSFTDMSGNLLYCIISSYLLYFFTEVFGLSVGVAGILLLIARFFDALDAPIWGIIIDHTHSKYGQSRPWFLWMSFPFAIFVWLLFTTPNLSGTAKVVYAGVMYILAGISYTGMSTPITSVLPNLTSNSEDRTIANSFRMVGGNIGNFFAITFILPLANYLGGSNKQRGWSLAVLIYAIVAIILLLIAFADMREKNIEHEKVIPLKQSFKAAKCNWPWVLIVLANVIYWTGFMSRNSTLAYYFQYNMNNQSLISVFNGFTIIQVIGMASVPIIVKLFKKWGTTVLGLILACIGQLLMALVGKNVDAMLVGWCIACIGSGIACTMFFAMVGDTVDYGEWKNGIRASGFLTAIGSSFCIKMGSGFGSFIPSIIMKMFNYVPDHAQTAGSLAAIKFSFIWLPIIIFIINIIPLLMYKKYEEHEPIVQADLTKRRTSQKFSVNE from the coding sequence ATGACTACTATTCAAAACAGTCAAGGTACAGTGGCTCAGGATGATAAATTACCACTGCACCGTAAAATCACATACTCATTTACAGATATGTCCGGTAACCTGTTGTACTGCATTATCAGTAGTTATCTACTTTATTTCTTTACTGAAGTATTTGGTTTATCAGTTGGTGTAGCAGGTATATTATTACTTATTGCTAGATTCTTTGATGCTTTAGATGCTCCCATATGGGGAATTATCATTGACCACACTCATAGTAAATATGGACAAAGTCGTCCTTGGTTCTTGTGGATGAGCTTTCCATTTGCTATTTTTGTATGGCTACTATTTACTACTCCTAATCTTTCAGGAACAGCTAAGGTAGTCTATGCAGGTGTTATGTATATCTTGGCAGGTATCTCTTATACGGGAATGTCTACTCCTATAACCTCAGTCTTGCCAAATTTAACGTCTAATTCAGAAGATCGAACTATAGCAAATTCCTTCAGGATGGTTGGTGGAAATATCGGAAACTTTTTTGCAATTACCTTTATTTTACCTTTAGCAAACTATTTAGGGGGAAGTAATAAGCAAAGAGGCTGGTCTTTAGCTGTTCTGATATATGCAATTGTCGCAATTATACTACTATTAATTGCTTTTGCTGACATGCGTGAAAAAAATATTGAGCACGAGAAAGTAATTCCTCTTAAGCAAAGCTTTAAGGCTGCTAAATGTAACTGGCCTTGGGTACTAATCGTGCTTGCCAATGTAATTTATTGGACAGGTTTTATGTCTCGTAATTCTACACTAGCCTACTATTTCCAATACAATATGAATAATCAATCTCTAATTTCAGTCTTTAATGGATTTACAATTATTCAAGTTATTGGCATGGCTTCTGTACCAATAATTGTTAAACTATTTAAAAAATGGGGAACTACGGTATTAGGATTAATCTTAGCTTGTATAGGTCAGCTTCTAATGGCATTAGTCGGAAAAAATGTTGATGCAATGCTAGTTGGCTGGTGTATAGCATGTATTGGCAGTGGAATAGCATGCACAATGTTCTTTGCAATGGTAGGTGATACGGTTGATTATGGTGAATGGAAAAATGGTATCCGAGCTAGTGGATTTTTGACCGCAATTGGAAGCTCTTTTTGTATTAAAATGGGTTCTGGCTTTGGATCATTTATTCCATCAATTATTATGAAAATGTTTAATTATGTTCCAGATCATGCTCAAACAGCTGGTTCGTTAGCAGCAATTAAATTCTCATTTATATGGTTACCAATTATTATTTTCATTATCAACATAATACCTTTACTTATGTATAAAAAATATGAAGAACATGAACCTATTGTTCAAGCAGACTTAACTAAAAGGCGCACTAGCCAAAAGTTCTCAGTAAATGAGTGA
- a CDS encoding AraC family transcriptional regulator has protein sequence MFYYSFSLLDPVLYYKGGEFSADIPWQHNPMYHRGDYEIIVCMKGTFYIQVKSTRYVIRQHDVLLVPPFSKMFGYRKSASPVDFYWLHFFIKKKPTLIYETGLASKVFGMSSDYSRNSNLDDPVILPSQFHLQDMGKFIILVHQILDVSSRNRYGQQESDYLMTAFLIELSNHFLNQCLEQKGYINKIARLKEWIRANMSSDLNVKQIADATQLNADYLTRLFKRYTGMTTLQYLTRLKIEVAQLLLLRTNLTVKQISIYAYFTDEKLFMRRFKAQTGLTPTEYRNAYTHTHLNNPHIDPKIPVPKRIEDKIDNIIDNVNEGFTDTSK, from the coding sequence ATGTTTTACTATTCATTTTCTTTATTAGATCCGGTTTTATATTATAAAGGTGGAGAATTTTCAGCAGATATTCCTTGGCAGCATAATCCGATGTATCACAGAGGAGATTATGAAATTATAGTTTGTATGAAAGGAACATTTTATATTCAAGTAAAGTCTACTCGATATGTCATTAGACAGCATGATGTTCTTCTAGTTCCTCCGTTTTCCAAGATGTTTGGCTATCGTAAGTCAGCTTCACCTGTTGACTTTTACTGGCTGCATTTCTTTATCAAGAAAAAGCCTACTTTAATTTATGAAACTGGATTAGCCAGTAAGGTCTTTGGTATGTCTTCAGATTACTCAAGAAATTCAAATTTAGATGATCCGGTAATTCTTCCTTCACAATTTCATCTTCAAGATATGGGAAAGTTTATTATTCTAGTTCACCAAATATTAGATGTTTCTAGTAGAAATCGATATGGTCAACAAGAAAGTGATTATTTGATGACTGCATTTCTAATTGAATTAAGTAATCATTTTCTTAATCAATGTTTAGAACAAAAAGGGTATATAAATAAAATTGCTCGATTAAAAGAATGGATTCGTGCAAATATGTCTTCTGATTTAAATGTAAAACAAATAGCTGATGCAACACAACTTAACGCTGATTATTTAACTCGATTATTTAAACGTTATACAGGAATGACAACGTTACAGTACCTCACTAGATTAAAAATAGAAGTTGCTCAATTGCTTTTATTGCGTACTAATTTAACGGTTAAACAGATTTCAATTTATGCTTATTTTACAGATGAAAAGCTTTTTATGAGACGTTTTAAGGCACAAACTGGACTTACTCCAACTGAGTATAGGAATGCTTATACACACACACATCTAAACAATCCTCATATTGATCCCAAAATACCTGTGCCTAAACGAATAGAAGATAAAATTGATAATATAATTGATAATGTAAATGAAGGATTTACGGATACTAGTAAGTAA
- a CDS encoding BlaI/MecI/CopY family transcriptional regulator, protein MTNIPKISESEWEVMKVIWIKNPCSANEIIKQLEDSTSWKPKTVKSLISRLLKKNVIGFNEEVRTYYYYPLVDEK, encoded by the coding sequence ATGACAAATATCCCAAAAATATCTGAATCAGAGTGGGAAGTAATGAAAGTTATATGGATTAAAAATCCTTGTTCTGCAAATGAAATAATAAAGCAGTTGGAAGATAGTACAAGTTGGAAGCCTAAGACAGTTAAGTCACTTATAAGCAGACTTTTAAAGAAAAATGTAATTGGATTTAATGAAGAGGTTAGAACTTATTATTATTATCCTTTAGTTGATGAAAAGTAA
- a CDS encoding S8 family serine peptidase, whose amino-acid sequence MRKKILIITITIVILFAIGGGIFVKNVIERNNPKNWGVNPLKLPDVVTDKVLQKHNSDLEGVYGFQGKDMSKKDLSQVSLDVISNISFDKSTKWPQKSNLPAGYDPNKWFDMGKDPGLNLSKIHEKGITGKGISVAVIDKPIRSTHDEFKGRMNYYKIGIPQTKPHFHGLACASILAGKTCGVASESKLYYFATPDLWIKSADYIKAVNKIIEINKSLPKNEKIRIVSVSDDVDKDNKNYSKWQKTLKKANSEGLTVVHADLFNKEKFSLGGCDASKDRNNPLNYKLSKFYWDEKKIDKSNIMVPLDFKTTADNRSDAAYVYWGEGGVSWAIPYVTGLAALAWQVKPNLTFDQILDKLIETKTTTSEGRYIIDPEKFINSIAK is encoded by the coding sequence ATGAGGAAAAAAATTTTAATTATTACGATTACAATTGTAATTTTATTCGCAATTGGTGGAGGTATTTTTGTCAAGAATGTTATAGAAAGAAATAATCCAAAAAACTGGGGAGTTAATCCTTTGAAACTTCCTGATGTAGTTACAGATAAAGTTTTGCAAAAACATAATTCAGACCTTGAGGGTGTATATGGATTTCAGGGAAAAGATATGTCTAAAAAGGATTTGTCACAGGTTTCCTTAGATGTTATTTCAAATATAAGCTTTGATAAGTCTACAAAGTGGCCTCAAAAAAGCAACCTTCCAGCTGGATATGATCCAAACAAGTGGTTTGATATGGGTAAAGACCCAGGACTTAATTTAAGCAAAATTCATGAAAAGGGAATTACGGGAAAAGGAATAAGTGTGGCAGTGATAGATAAGCCGATAAGGTCAACTCATGATGAATTTAAGGGCAGGATGAATTACTATAAAATAGGAATACCTCAAACAAAGCCTCATTTTCACGGATTAGCTTGTGCTTCTATTCTAGCAGGTAAAACTTGTGGAGTAGCAAGTGAATCAAAATTGTATTATTTTGCAACACCTGATTTATGGATTAAATCAGCAGATTATATTAAGGCTGTGAATAAAATCATTGAAATCAATAAATCACTTCCTAAGAATGAAAAAATAAGAATTGTATCTGTATCAGATGATGTAGATAAGGATAATAAAAACTATAGCAAATGGCAGAAAACTTTAAAGAAAGCCAATTCTGAAGGACTTACAGTAGTACATGCAGATTTATTTAACAAGGAAAAGTTTAGCTTGGGTGGATGTGATGCTTCAAAGGATAGAAATAATCCGCTAAATTATAAGCTAAGTAAATTTTATTGGGATGAAAAGAAGATAGATAAGTCTAACATAATGGTTCCATTGGATTTTAAAACTACTGCTGATAATCGTTCTGATGCTGCCTATGTTTATTGGGGCGAAGGAGGAGTTAGCTGGGCGATTCCTTATGTTACAGGACTTGCAGCTTTGGCATGGCAGGTAAAACCAAATCTAACGTTTGATCAAATATTAGATAAGCTTATAGAAACAAAAACTACTACATCAGAAGGCAGATATATAATTGATCCAGAAAAATTTATAAATTCTATAGCTAAATAA
- a CDS encoding sigma-70 family RNA polymerase sigma factor produces MKIDENNFIEQIKKKNPKAIEFVVDKYSNLVFKIVLTVLNSKFESQHSEECVNDVFWAVWNNIESFDNEKGNFKYWITAIAKYKSIDCKRKLFSKGTDKSIDDYRLEDELNVENELISRENKEELLKALDIMKPQDKEIFVRRYFLYEGIENIAKSFGVDRSLIDKRLSRGRKFLKEKLIVLKGEIL; encoded by the coding sequence GTGAAGATAGATGAAAATAATTTTATAGAACAGATAAAAAAGAAAAATCCCAAAGCTATTGAATTTGTAGTGGATAAATATAGTAATTTGGTATTTAAGATAGTGCTCACAGTGTTGAATTCTAAGTTTGAATCACAGCATTCGGAAGAATGTGTAAATGATGTGTTTTGGGCTGTGTGGAACAATATTGAAAGCTTTGACAACGAAAAGGGAAACTTTAAATATTGGATTACAGCTATAGCAAAGTATAAATCTATAGATTGTAAAAGAAAACTTTTTAGCAAAGGTACAGATAAAAGTATAGATGATTACAGACTTGAGGATGAACTTAATGTAGAAAATGAATTGATATCAAGGGAAAATAAGGAGGAACTTTTAAAGGCTTTAGATATTATGAAACCTCAGGACAAGGAGATATTTGTGAGAAGGTATTTTCTATATGAAGGAATAGAAAACATAGCAAAGAGCTTTGGAGTTGATAGGAGCTTAATTGACAAGAGACTTTCAAGGGGACGTAAATTTTTGAAAGAAAAACTTATAGTCTTGAAGGGAGAAATATTATGA